The following coding sequences are from one Humulus lupulus chromosome X, drHumLupu1.1, whole genome shotgun sequence window:
- the LOC133805275 gene encoding uncharacterized protein LOC133805275: MEEICIRDLVVLGVISWTVAFLLIRKTFPKRSFEFCNRLVSTIHATVAVTLASLSVQDWKCPLCPVASTSSPTQMRALAISLSYLIYDLICCLFDQKISIDNSVHHLVSIVGIGAGLSYARCGSEMVGALWLTEISSPFLHLREVLKELGYRNTDLNLVADISFAVIFTVARMVGGPYLAYVTLTSRNPLIIQVMAVGLQLVSAFWFYKIARMITYKLRQRTTSEKVA; this comes from the exons ATGGAAGAGATTTGCATAAGAGATCTGGTTGTGTTGGGAGTTATTTCATGGACAGTGGCTTTTTTATTGATAAGAAAAACATTTCCAAAGCGTTCATTTGAGTTCTGTAATCGTCTTGTTTCTACCATCCATGCAACTGTGGCTGTTACACTAGCTTCCCTCTCCGTTCAAGATTGGAAATGCCCACTTTGTCCAGTGGCTTCAACTTCTTCTCCCACGCAG ATGAGAGCACTAGCCATCAGCCTCTCTTATCTCATATATGATCTGATTTGTTGCCTCTTTgaccaaaaaattagcattgacaATTCCGTCCACCATTTGGTCAGCATTGTTGGAATAGGAGCTGGCCTTTCCTATGcaaga tgtGGATCAGAAATGGTTGGAGCGTTATGGTTAACAGAGATCTCCAGCCCCTTTCTCCACCTCAGGGAAGTCCTCAAAGAACTCGGATACAGAAATACTGACCTGAATTTAGTAGCCGAT ATATCGTTTGCAGTGATATTCACAGTTGCCAGGATGGTCGGTGGGCCCTATCTCGCTTACGTCACTCTTACTTCTAGAAATCCTCTTATCATACAG GTCATGGCCGTAGGACTTCAGCTGGTCAGCGCCTTCTGGTTCTACAAGATAGCAAGAATGATTACTTATAAATTAAGACAGAGAACAACCTCTGAAAAAGTTGCTTAA
- the LOC133805274 gene encoding uncharacterized protein LOC133805274 → MEDQVKNVVVVGVISWSISFLLIRNFLPNRSFGFCNRLVSSMHAILAVTLASLSVEEWSCPVCPVASNSSSKQVTTLAVTLSYLIYDLICCQFDKQFSLDNTIHHFVSIVGIGACLAYGKSGSELVAALWVSELSTPFLHFRELIKELGYKDTDLNLAADISFAVVFSVARMVLGSYVTCVTVVANNPRIIQAMAVGLLLLSSFWFYKIVRMIKYKLKRRSSTNTKLA, encoded by the exons ATGGAGGATCAAGTAAAGAATGTGGTAGTAGTGGGAGTTATTTCATGGTCAATATCATTTCTGTTGATAAGAAATTTTTTGCCAAACCGTTCTTTTGGATTCTGCAATCGACTTGTTTCTTCTATGCATGCAATTCTAGCCGTGACTTTAGCTTCACTGTCTGTTGAAGAATGGAGCTGCCCTGTTTGTCCTGTGGCTTCAAATTCTTCTTCTAAACAG GTGACAACATTAGCTGTGACTCTATCTTATCTTATCTACGATCTGATATGTTGTCAGTTTGACAAACAATTTAGTCTTGATAATACCATTCACCATTTCGTTAGCATTGTTGGAATTGGCGCATGTCTTGCCTATGGAAAG AGTGGTTCAGAATTGGTGGCTGCATTGTGGGTATCAGAACTCTCTACTCCTTTTCTACACTTCAGAGAACTCATTAAAGAATTAGGCTACAAAGATACTGATTTAAACTTGGCTGCTGAT ATTTCTTTTGCAGTAGTATTTTCAGTTGCAAGGATGGTACTGGGATCTTATGTAACTTGTGTTACTGTTGTAGCAAACAATCCTCGTATCATACAG GCCATGGCAGTGGGATTGCTGCTCCTCAGCTCATTCTGGTTCTACAAGATTGTGAGAATGATCAAATATAAACTGAAAAGGAGGTCTTCGACAAACACAAAACTTGCTTGA
- the LOC133805273 gene encoding 26S proteasome regulatory subunit S10B homolog B, whose amino-acid sequence MFEWRGDLKKSRSLEGRGETQKEFLDLHLTISTMSDGEDAVRRRNAITDYRKKLLQHKELESRVRHVRDNLRGSKKEFNKTEDDLKSLQSVGQIIGEVLRPLDNERLIVKASSGPRYVVGCRSKVDKEKLTAGTRVVLDMTTLTIMRALPREVDPVVYNMLHEDPGNVSYSAVGGLSDQIRELRESIELPLMNPELFLRVGIKPPKGVLLYGPPGTGKTLLARAIASNIDANFLKVVSSAIIDKYIGESARLIREMFGYARDHQPCIIFMDEIDAIGGRRFSEGTSADREIQRTLMELLNQLDGFDQLGKVKMIMATNRPDVLDPALLRPGRLDRKIEIPLPNEQSRMEILKIHAAGIAKHGEIDYEAVVKLAEGFNGADLRNVCTEAGMSAIRAERDYVIHEDFMKAVRKLNEAKKLESSSHYNADFGKE is encoded by the exons ATGTTTGAGTGGAGAGGAGACTTAAAAAAATCGAGATCACTGGAAGGCAGAGGAGAAACTCAGAAGGAATTTCTTGACTTGCATCTTACGATATCAACAATGAGCGATGGAGAAGACGCAGTCCGACGTCGTAATGCCATTACCGATTACCGCAAGAAACTCCTTCAGCACAAAGAACTCGAGTCCAGAGTTCGACACG TGAGGGATAATTTAAGAGGTTCGAAGAAGGAGTTCAACAAAACAGAAGATGATTTGAAGTCTCTTCAAAGTGTTGGGCAAATTATTGGAGAAGTCCTCAGGCCTCTCGACAACGAACGAT TGATTGTGAAAGCAAGCAGTGGACCTAGGTATGTCGTTGGCTGTCGCAGCAAAGTAGATAAGGAAAAACTTACTGCTGGAACAAGGGTCGTTCTTGACATGACAACACTCACAATCATGCGAGCTCTTCCACGCGAA GTTGACCCAGTTGTTTATAATATGCTTCATGAAGACCCCGGTAATGTTAGTTATTCTGCCGTGGGTGGTTTATCTGATCAAATTAGAGAATTGAGAGAATCTATTGAGTTACCTCTCATGAATCCAGAACTCTTCCTGAGAGTTGGGATCAAACCTCCTAAG GGTGTTCTGTTGTATGGCCCTCCTGGTACTGGTAAAACATTGTTAGCAAGAGCAATTGCAAGTAACATTGACGCCAACTTTTTAAAg GTTGTTTCAAGCGCTATAATTGATAAGTATATTGGCGAAAGTGCTCGTTTGATACGTGAAATGTTTGGATATGCCCGTGATCACCAG CCCTGCATTATATTCATGGATGAAATTGATGCCATTGGTGGGCGTCGTTTTAGTGAGGGAACGAGTGCTGATCGTGAAATTCAGAGGACATTGATGGAGTTACTTAATCAACTTGACGGATTTGACCAGCTTGGAAAG GTTAAAATGATAATGGCAACAAATCGACCAGATGTTCTAGATCCCGCCCTTCTTCGCCCAGGTCGACTGGATAGGAAGATAGAGATTCCCTTACCAAATGAGCAATCAAGAATGGAAATCCTTAAGATTCATGCTGCTGGTATAGCTAAACATGGTGAAATTGATTATGAAGCTGTGGTAAAGCTTGCGGAG GGCTTTAATGGGGCTGACCTCCGAAATGTTTGCACCGAGGCTGGAATGTCAGCAATCCGTGCAGAGCGGGACTATGTCATTCATGAAGATTTCATGAAG GCTGTACGGAAGCTAAACGAAGCAAAGAAACTGGAATCGAGTTCACATTACAATGCAGATTTCGGAAAAGAGTAA